One genomic segment of Sminthopsis crassicaudata isolate SCR6 chromosome 2, ASM4859323v1, whole genome shotgun sequence includes these proteins:
- the HDDC3 gene encoding guanosine-3',5'-bis(diphosphate) 3'-pyrophosphohydrolase MESH1, whose amino-acid sequence MSSDAALLLEAADFAARKHSTQRRKDPEETPYINHPIGVARILTYEAGITDIAVLQAALLHDTVEDTNTTLEEVEEHFGAEVRRIVDEVTDNKELPKLERKRLQVENASQSSRAAKLVKLADKLYNLRDLNRRTPKGWSEQRVQEYFEWAAQVVKGLQGTSPQMESALQKLFQERGLSL is encoded by the exons ATGAGCTCGGACGCAGCGCTGCTTCTGGAAGCGGCCGACTTCGCCGCCAGGAAGCACAGCACTCAGCGGCGGAAGGACCCAGAGGAGACCCCATACATCAATCACCCCATCG GTGTGGCTCGTATCTTAACCTATGAGGCGGGGATTACGGACATCGCGGTGCTGCAG GCTGCCTTGCTTCACGATACTGTGGAAGATACAAACACCACCTTGGAAGAAGTGGAAGAACATTTTGGGGCGGAGGTGAGGCGCATAGTAGATGAAGTGACAGATAACAAGGAGCTGCCCAAGTTGGAGCGAAAAAGACTGCAGGTGGAGAATGCCTCGCAGAGCAGCCGGGCTGCCAAGTTGGTGAAACTTGCAGACAAGCTGTACAACCTTCGGGACTTGAACCGTCGAACTCCCAAAG GATGGTCTGAGCAGAGAGTTCAGGAGTACTTTGAGTGGGCAGCACAAGTGGTAAAAGGCCTTCAGGGCACCAGCCCACAGATGGAAAGTGCACTGCAGAAACTGTTCCAAGAACGAGGACTGTCATTGTGA
- the VPS33B gene encoding vacuolar protein sorting-associated protein 33B isoform X1, which produces MAFPHRPDAPELPDFSMLKRLARDQLIYLLEQLPGKKDLFIEADLMSPLDRIANVSILKQHEVDKLYKVENKPVFSTSEQLCFLVRPRIRNMRYIANLVNTDKMAGRTRRYKVIFSPQKFYACEMVLEEEGIYGDVSCDEWAFSLLPLDVDLLSMELPEFFRDYFLEGNQRWINTVAQALHLLSNLYGPFANCYGIGRCAKMVYEMWRELEEEEEGEVKGRKPEIGHIFLLDRDVDFVTALCSQVVYEGLVDDTFRIKCGSVDFGPDVTSSDKSLKVLLNAQDKVFNEIRNEHFSNVFGFLSQKARNLQAQYDRRRSMDIKQMKNFVSQELKGLKQEHRLLSLHIGACESIMKKKTKQDFQELIKTEHALLEGFNIRESTSYIEEHIDRQVSPIESLRLMCLLSITENGLVPKDYRSLKTQYLQSYGSEHLLTFSNLRRTGLLTEQVPGDTLTAVENKVSKLVTDKAAGKLTDAFSSLAKRSNFRGISKKLGLIPRGDSEYDLKVPRDMAYVFSGAYIPLSCRIIEQVLERRGWLGLEEVVRLLNSNEFAVTDMIPEENAPSDSLRLVLVVFLGGCTFSEISALRFLGRERGYRFIFLTTAVTNSARLMEAMSEVKT; this is translated from the exons ATGGCTTTTCCGCATCGGCCTGATGCCCCTGAGCTGCCCGACTTCTCCATGCTCAAGAGACTGGCCCGGGACCAGCTCATCTACCTGCTGGAGCAG CTTCCTGGGAAGAAGGACTTATTTATTGAGGCAGATCTGATGAGCCCTTTGGATAGAATCGCCAATGTTTCTATACTCAAG CAACATGAAGTGGACAAACTGTATAAGGTGGAGAACAAACCTGTCTTTAGTACCAGTGAACA GTTATGCTTCCTTGTCCGGCCCCGAATCAGGAACATGCGATACATTGCAA ACCTTGTCAATACTGACAAAATGGCTGGTCGAACTCGAAGATACAAAGTGATCTTTAGCCCACAGAAG ttctatGCATGTGAGATGGTACTTGAGGAAGAGGGAATTTATGGAG ATGTGAGCTGTGATGAGTGGGCCTTCTCCTTGCTGCCTCTTGATGTGGATCTCCTCAGCATGGAACTGCCTGAATTCTTCAGAGACTACTTCCTG GAGGGAAACCAGCGTTGGATTAATACTGTGGCCCAAGCCCTGCACCTTCTCAGCAATCTCTATGGACCTTTTGCAAACTGCTATGGAATTGGCCGATGTGCCAAG ATGGTGTACGAGATGTGGAGGGAactggaagaggaagaggaaggtgaGGTAAAAGGCCGGAAACCAGAAATTGGGCACATTTTTCTTCTGGATAGAG ATGTAGACTTTGTGACAGCACTCTGCTCCCAAGTAGTATATGAGGGGCTGGTGGATGACACCTTCCGAATCAAGTGTG GGAGTGTTGACTTTGGTCCAGATGTCACATCCTCTGACAAGAGCCTCAAAGTCCTGCTTAATGCCCAGGATAAG GTGTTTAATGAGATTCGTAATGAGCATTTCTCCAATGTCTTTGGCTTCTTGAGTCAGAAGGCCCGGAACCTGCAGGCACAGTATGAT CGCCGGCGTAGCATGGATATCAAGCAGATGAAGAACTTTGTCTCCCAGGAGCTCAAGGGGCTAAAGCAAGAGCACCGACTGCTGAGTTTAC ATATTGGAGCCTGTGAGTCTATCATgaagaagaaaaccaaacaagattTCCAGGAGCTGATCAAGACTGAACATG CACTGCTAGAAGGGTTCAACATCCGTGAGAGCACAAGCTATATTGAGGAGCACATTGACCGCCAG GTATCACCTATTGAAAGTCTCCGTCTCATGTGTCTCCTTTCCATCACTGAGAATG GTTTGGTGCCCAAAGATTACCGCTCTCTGAAAACCCAGTATCTTCAG AGCTATGGGTCTGAGCACCTGCTGACCTTCTCTAATCTGCGTCGAACAGGGCTGCTAACAGAACAGGTTCCAGGAGATACTCTTACTGCAGTAGAGAATAAAGTGAGCAAATTGGTGACTGATAAAGCTGCAG gaaAACTCACTGATGCTTTCAGTTCTTTGGCTAAGAGAAGCAATTTTCGTGGCATCAGCAAAAAGTTGGGCTTG ATTCCTCGTGGGGACAGTGAGTATGACTTGAAAGTGCCACGGGACATGGCATATGTCTTCAGCGGAGCCTACATACCACTCAGCTGCCGCATCATTGAACAG GTATTAGAGCGAAGAGGTTGGCTGGGCCTTGAGGAAGTTGTTCGGTTACTCAACAGCAATGAATTTGCAGTCACAG ACATGATACCTGAAGAAAATGCTCCTAGTGACTCTCTGCGTCTTGTTCTTGTGGTTTTTCTGGGTGGATGCACCTTCTCTGAGATATCAGCCCTCCGGTTCTTGGGCAGAGAAAGAG GGTATAGATTCATTTTTTTGACAACAGCTGTGACAAATAGTGCTCGGCTTATGGAGGCCATGAGTGAGGTGAAGACGTGA
- the VPS33B gene encoding vacuolar protein sorting-associated protein 33B isoform X2 produces the protein MSPLDRIANVSILKQHEVDKLYKVENKPVFSTSEQLCFLVRPRIRNMRYIANLVNTDKMAGRTRRYKVIFSPQKFYACEMVLEEEGIYGDVSCDEWAFSLLPLDVDLLSMELPEFFRDYFLEGNQRWINTVAQALHLLSNLYGPFANCYGIGRCAKMVYEMWRELEEEEEGEVKGRKPEIGHIFLLDRDVDFVTALCSQVVYEGLVDDTFRIKCGSVDFGPDVTSSDKSLKVLLNAQDKVFNEIRNEHFSNVFGFLSQKARNLQAQYDRRRSMDIKQMKNFVSQELKGLKQEHRLLSLHIGACESIMKKKTKQDFQELIKTEHALLEGFNIRESTSYIEEHIDRQVSPIESLRLMCLLSITENGLVPKDYRSLKTQYLQSYGSEHLLTFSNLRRTGLLTEQVPGDTLTAVENKVSKLVTDKAAGKLTDAFSSLAKRSNFRGISKKLGLIPRGDSEYDLKVPRDMAYVFSGAYIPLSCRIIEQVLERRGWLGLEEVVRLLNSNEFAVTDMIPEENAPSDSLRLVLVVFLGGCTFSEISALRFLGRERGYRFIFLTTAVTNSARLMEAMSEVKT, from the exons ATGAGCCCTTTGGATAGAATCGCCAATGTTTCTATACTCAAG CAACATGAAGTGGACAAACTGTATAAGGTGGAGAACAAACCTGTCTTTAGTACCAGTGAACA GTTATGCTTCCTTGTCCGGCCCCGAATCAGGAACATGCGATACATTGCAA ACCTTGTCAATACTGACAAAATGGCTGGTCGAACTCGAAGATACAAAGTGATCTTTAGCCCACAGAAG ttctatGCATGTGAGATGGTACTTGAGGAAGAGGGAATTTATGGAG ATGTGAGCTGTGATGAGTGGGCCTTCTCCTTGCTGCCTCTTGATGTGGATCTCCTCAGCATGGAACTGCCTGAATTCTTCAGAGACTACTTCCTG GAGGGAAACCAGCGTTGGATTAATACTGTGGCCCAAGCCCTGCACCTTCTCAGCAATCTCTATGGACCTTTTGCAAACTGCTATGGAATTGGCCGATGTGCCAAG ATGGTGTACGAGATGTGGAGGGAactggaagaggaagaggaaggtgaGGTAAAAGGCCGGAAACCAGAAATTGGGCACATTTTTCTTCTGGATAGAG ATGTAGACTTTGTGACAGCACTCTGCTCCCAAGTAGTATATGAGGGGCTGGTGGATGACACCTTCCGAATCAAGTGTG GGAGTGTTGACTTTGGTCCAGATGTCACATCCTCTGACAAGAGCCTCAAAGTCCTGCTTAATGCCCAGGATAAG GTGTTTAATGAGATTCGTAATGAGCATTTCTCCAATGTCTTTGGCTTCTTGAGTCAGAAGGCCCGGAACCTGCAGGCACAGTATGAT CGCCGGCGTAGCATGGATATCAAGCAGATGAAGAACTTTGTCTCCCAGGAGCTCAAGGGGCTAAAGCAAGAGCACCGACTGCTGAGTTTAC ATATTGGAGCCTGTGAGTCTATCATgaagaagaaaaccaaacaagattTCCAGGAGCTGATCAAGACTGAACATG CACTGCTAGAAGGGTTCAACATCCGTGAGAGCACAAGCTATATTGAGGAGCACATTGACCGCCAG GTATCACCTATTGAAAGTCTCCGTCTCATGTGTCTCCTTTCCATCACTGAGAATG GTTTGGTGCCCAAAGATTACCGCTCTCTGAAAACCCAGTATCTTCAG AGCTATGGGTCTGAGCACCTGCTGACCTTCTCTAATCTGCGTCGAACAGGGCTGCTAACAGAACAGGTTCCAGGAGATACTCTTACTGCAGTAGAGAATAAAGTGAGCAAATTGGTGACTGATAAAGCTGCAG gaaAACTCACTGATGCTTTCAGTTCTTTGGCTAAGAGAAGCAATTTTCGTGGCATCAGCAAAAAGTTGGGCTTG ATTCCTCGTGGGGACAGTGAGTATGACTTGAAAGTGCCACGGGACATGGCATATGTCTTCAGCGGAGCCTACATACCACTCAGCTGCCGCATCATTGAACAG GTATTAGAGCGAAGAGGTTGGCTGGGCCTTGAGGAAGTTGTTCGGTTACTCAACAGCAATGAATTTGCAGTCACAG ACATGATACCTGAAGAAAATGCTCCTAGTGACTCTCTGCGTCTTGTTCTTGTGGTTTTTCTGGGTGGATGCACCTTCTCTGAGATATCAGCCCTCCGGTTCTTGGGCAGAGAAAGAG GGTATAGATTCATTTTTTTGACAACAGCTGTGACAAATAGTGCTCGGCTTATGGAGGCCATGAGTGAGGTGAAGACGTGA